The genome window CCGGACGCCCTGACCTGGTTTACCAAAGGGGTCGAGGTGGTGGAAGGCATGCGGGCCGCGCTGAAAATTGATGAACTCCGCAATAGTTTCCAGACGAACAAGCTGGATCTGTACCGGGACATCATCACCCTGCTCATTACCATGAACCGGACTGATGACGCTTTTAATTTTCTCGAACGCTCCCGATCCCGAAGTTTTATCGATTTGTTGGGCAATCAAAAACTCGAGTTCAAAAACCAGGGAGACCAGGAAACCTGGACCAAAATCAACAGGCTGGCTTCCACAGTGGATTCCCTCAAATCGGAACTGGGATCGTATGAGGAACCCCCTGCCGACCTTCAGGAGCGGTATCGCAACACCAAGGCCCTGTATGAGGAGGCCATCCTGGAAGTCAAACAGGAGAATCCGGCACTCAGTAGTTTTGTGGCTGTGGATCCGCTCAATCTGGAGGGCGTGCAACAGCTCCTGGCGCCACGAGTGGGACTGCTCACCTACTTTTTAACAAAAGACCAGCTCTACCTGTGGCTCATGACCAAAGAGCGGACTATCTTTAAAACAGTTTCAGCGAAGGAGGAAGATCTCACCCGCCTGGTGACCCGCTATCGGCAACTCGTTCAGCATCTGGAACCGGTTGATGATGAATTACAGAAACTCTATGGGTCTCTGATTCAACCAGTTGAAGCCGACATCACCAACCTGGAGTATTTGGGAATTATTCCCGATGGACCGTTACACTTTCTCTCCTTTGCCGCACTCAAACATGGTCCGGCGTATCTGGTGGATGAGATTCCGCTCTTTTACGCACCCTCGGCCAGTGTCTTTCAATTCACCTTTGCCAAACGGCAGGCCGTTAAAAATGACAAAGTCCTTGCGATCGGAAATCCGGATTTGGGAAATTTCAATTACGATCTCCCGCTGGCCGAATTAGAGGCCAAAAGCATCAAATGGAATTATCCCAACATGGATATTCTGACCGGAACGAAAGCCACGAAAGAATGGGTGGTGAAGAATATCTCCCGATATGGCATCATCCATTTAGCGGCCCATGGGGAATTCGATGAGGGCAATCCGCTGTTGTCCTCACTCTGGCTGGCTTCAGAAAACCCCGAAAACCGCCGACTGACCGTCAAGGAGATTTTCGGTTTGGAATTAAACGCGGACCTGGTGACGTTAAGCGCCTGCCAAACAGGCCTGGGCAAACTGGAAGCCGGAGAGCTCATCGGCCTGAATCGCGCATTTGTCTATGCCGGCACGCATGCCCTGGTGTCCGCCCTGTGGCGGGTAGATGATCTCTCCACCTCGGTGCTCATGAAACATTTTTACCGGAATTACGTGACGGCGAATAAAGCCAGAAGTTTGCGGCAAGCACAACTCCTCGTTAAAAAGGATTTTCCCCACCCATCCTATTGGGCCGGGTTTAGTTTAATCGGAGACTATCAATAATGGGTGTGTTGAAAAAGCCCGCCAGCGGCGTTCTCGCCCCTTTGTCATGCTCACGTACTCCCATGTACGTTCCGCGTGCCAAAGAGGCTGCGGCCTTCCCTTCGGGGGGGCCTCAGGACAGGACTGGACGGCCTTTTTGAACACCCCTTCATTAGCTCCCTTAATATATGAATGATATCCCAATGATTAAAACTCGTGAAAATTTTGAATAATCACGCCCTAATCCCACGCTGAAAGGGGGCCTCATGCCTGACCGTATCGCTCGAGTTATCATCGGAGTCGTCTTCTTCACGTTGGCTGTCTGGATATTTCCAACGACCAATTGGGCTGCCACTCTCTACGCCAAGCAGGATGACGTCAAAGTTAATGCGGAGAAATCTCCGACCTCCGCCGTCATCGCCACCCTGGCGCTGGGAGATGCCGTCACCGTGCTAGCCGAAGAAGGTCGATTGGCCAAAATCAAAACCGCCACAGGAAAAACCGGCTGGGTGTTTAAATTCCGGCTGGCAGAAGAGAAGCCTTCCACCGGTGGTGGCGGACTTGGCCTCTCAGGCCTCACGGGACGGAAAACCATTGCCGCGCGAGAGTCACGGGCAGGAGGCAGCATTCGAGGCCTCAAGGAATCCACCGAACAATATGCCAAAGCCAAAAATATCAAAAAGGAAGACCGTGATGCCGTGGATCGCATGGAAGCCTTTTCCATTGCCCCAGATGAATT of Nitrospiraceae bacterium contains these proteins:
- a CDS encoding SH3 domain-containing protein, producing the protein MPDRIARVIIGVVFFTLAVWIFPTTNWAATLYAKQDDVKVNAEKSPTSAVIATLALGDAVTVLAEEGRLAKIKTATGKTGWVFKFRLAEEKPSTGGGGLGLSGLTGRKTIAARESRAGGSIRGLKESTEQYAKAKNIKKEDRDAVDRMEAFSIAPDELMQFKKAGNLGEFSGGVQ